The following are from one region of the Ochotona princeps isolate mOchPri1 chromosome 15, mOchPri1.hap1, whole genome shotgun sequence genome:
- the BIN2 gene encoding bridging integrator 2 isoform X2, whose translation MAEGKAGGAAGLFAKQVQKKFSRAQEKVLQKLGKTVETKDERFEQCANNFYQQQAEGHKLYKDLKSFLSAVKVMRESSKRVSETLQEIYSSEWDGHEELKAIVGNNDLLWEDYEEKLADQAVRTMENYVAQFGEIKERIAKRGRKLVDYDSARHHLEAVQNAKKKDEAKTTKAEEEFNKAQTVFEELNQELLEELPVLYNSRIGCYVTIFQNISNLRDVFYKEMSKLNHNLYEVMSKLEKQHSNKVFVVKGLSSSRRSLVISAPVRTSTASSPLTPPTSPSACSLTGETESVSASEEELAADAAQGEDNKDEKVAEEGFEVSSSEEEEPLPACNGPAEAQPSPTAEGGQEEVLPASPAASPDTAQTPSEQPSSSVPEVVLRTRASSEGAEQPKKRGSIQRTSAPPSRPPPPRATASSRPSSGNVPASGGASPTSPRASLGTGAPSPRASLEASPHPEPPEKPNRVPETKEKEDAQIPNPEELCASPTLVSQDQDLELQASAGPGENTTAPEPQQEVRYQVSTSQTAEP comes from the exons GTACTGCAGAAATTGGGGAAAACTGTGGAAACCAAAGATGAACGGTTTGAACAATGTGCCAACAACTTCTACCAACAACAG GCAGAAGGCCACAAGCTCTACAAGGACCTGAAGAGCTTCCTCAGCGCAGTCAAAG TGATGCGAGAAAGTTCAAAGAGAGTGTCCGAAACCCTGCAGGAGATCTACAGCAGCGAGTGGGACGGCCACGAGGAGCTGAAGGCCATCGTGGGG AATAATGACCTTCTTTGGGAAGATTATGAAGAGAAACTGGCTGACCAGGCTGTGAGGACTATGGAAAACTATGTGGCCCAGTTCGGCGAGATTAAG GAGAGAATCGCCAAGCGGGGTCGGAAACTTGTGGACTACGACAGCGCCCGGCACCATCTGGAGGCAGTGCAGAATGCCAAGAAAAAAGATGAGGCCAAGACGACCAAG GCAGAGGAAGAGTTCAACAAAGCCCAGACTGTGTTTGAAGAACTGAACCAGGAACTGCTAGAGGAGCTGCCTGTTCTCTATAACAG TCGCATTGGCTGTTATGTGACCATCTTCCAGAACATTTCCAACTTGCGGGATGTCTTCTACAAGGAGATGAGCAAG CTGAACCACAACCTGTACGAGGTGATGAGCAAACTGGAGAAGCAACATTCCAACAAGGTCTTTGTGGTGAAAGGACTGTCAAG CAGCAGGCGCTCTTTGGTCATCTCGGCGCCAGTTCGAACATCTACAGCCTCCAGCCCTCTCACCCCACCTACCAGCCCCTCTGCATGTTCCTTGACCGGAGAGACGGAGTCTGTCTCAGCAAGTGAAGAGGAGCTGGCAGCTGATGCAGCCCAAGGGGAAGACAACAAAGATGAGAAAGTGGCCGAGGAAGGGTTTGAAGTAAGCTCTTCGGAGGAGGAAGAGCCTCTGCCCGCCTGCAATGGTCCAGCTGAGGCCCAGCCCTCTCCCACCGCTGAGGGTGGCCAGGAGGAggttctccctgcctccccagctgcaTCACCAGACACAGCCCAGACCCCTTCCGAGCAGCCTTCTTCCTCAGTCCCAGAGGTTGTCCTCCGAACCCGCGCCTCAAGTGAAGGAGCTGAACAGCCAAAGAAGAGAGGTTCTATTCAGAGGACCTCCGCACCACCAAGCAGGCCACCTCCTCCCCGAGCCACTGCCAGCTCCAGGCCCTCCTCAGGGAACGTTCCAGCCTCCGGAGGGGCTTCACCCACTAGCCCCAGAGCCTCCTTGGGGACTGGGGCTCCAAGTCCTAGGGCCTCCTTAGAGGCCTCTCCTCACCCAGAGCCGCCAGAGAAGCCAAACAGAGTTCCTGAGACCAAAGAAAAGGAAGATGCCCAAATTCCAAACCCAGAGGAACTTTGTGCTTCCCCCACCCTGGTCTCTCAG GATCAAGACCTTGAGCTTCAGGCTTCTGCAGGTCCAGGAGAAAACACCACGGCGCCTGAGCCTCAACAGGAGGTAAGGTACCAG GTGTCCACAAGTCAGACTGCAGAGCCCTGA
- the BIN2 gene encoding bridging integrator 2 isoform X1 yields MAEGKAGGAAGLFAKQVQKKFSRAQEKVLQKLGKTVETKDERFEQCANNFYQQQAEGHKLYKDLKSFLSAVKVMRESSKRVSETLQEIYSSEWDGHEELKAIVGNNDLLWEDYEEKLADQAVRTMENYVAQFGEIKERIAKRGRKLVDYDSARHHLEAVQNAKKKDEAKTTKAEEEFNKAQTVFEELNQELLEELPVLYNSRIGCYVTIFQNISNLRDVFYKEMSKLNHNLYEVMSKLEKQHSNKVFVVKGLSSSSRRSLVISAPVRTSTASSPLTPPTSPSACSLTGETESVSASEEELAADAAQGEDNKDEKVAEEGFEVSSSEEEEPLPACNGPAEAQPSPTAEGGQEEVLPASPAASPDTAQTPSEQPSSSVPEVVLRTRASSEGAEQPKKRGSIQRTSAPPSRPPPPRATASSRPSSGNVPASGGASPTSPRASLGTGAPSPRASLEASPHPEPPEKPNRVPETKEKEDAQIPNPEELCASPTLVSQDQDLELQASAGPGENTTAPEPQQEVRYQVSTSQTAEP; encoded by the exons GTACTGCAGAAATTGGGGAAAACTGTGGAAACCAAAGATGAACGGTTTGAACAATGTGCCAACAACTTCTACCAACAACAG GCAGAAGGCCACAAGCTCTACAAGGACCTGAAGAGCTTCCTCAGCGCAGTCAAAG TGATGCGAGAAAGTTCAAAGAGAGTGTCCGAAACCCTGCAGGAGATCTACAGCAGCGAGTGGGACGGCCACGAGGAGCTGAAGGCCATCGTGGGG AATAATGACCTTCTTTGGGAAGATTATGAAGAGAAACTGGCTGACCAGGCTGTGAGGACTATGGAAAACTATGTGGCCCAGTTCGGCGAGATTAAG GAGAGAATCGCCAAGCGGGGTCGGAAACTTGTGGACTACGACAGCGCCCGGCACCATCTGGAGGCAGTGCAGAATGCCAAGAAAAAAGATGAGGCCAAGACGACCAAG GCAGAGGAAGAGTTCAACAAAGCCCAGACTGTGTTTGAAGAACTGAACCAGGAACTGCTAGAGGAGCTGCCTGTTCTCTATAACAG TCGCATTGGCTGTTATGTGACCATCTTCCAGAACATTTCCAACTTGCGGGATGTCTTCTACAAGGAGATGAGCAAG CTGAACCACAACCTGTACGAGGTGATGAGCAAACTGGAGAAGCAACATTCCAACAAGGTCTTTGTGGTGAAAGGACTGTCAAG TAGCAGCAGGCGCTCTTTGGTCATCTCGGCGCCAGTTCGAACATCTACAGCCTCCAGCCCTCTCACCCCACCTACCAGCCCCTCTGCATGTTCCTTGACCGGAGAGACGGAGTCTGTCTCAGCAAGTGAAGAGGAGCTGGCAGCTGATGCAGCCCAAGGGGAAGACAACAAAGATGAGAAAGTGGCCGAGGAAGGGTTTGAAGTAAGCTCTTCGGAGGAGGAAGAGCCTCTGCCCGCCTGCAATGGTCCAGCTGAGGCCCAGCCCTCTCCCACCGCTGAGGGTGGCCAGGAGGAggttctccctgcctccccagctgcaTCACCAGACACAGCCCAGACCCCTTCCGAGCAGCCTTCTTCCTCAGTCCCAGAGGTTGTCCTCCGAACCCGCGCCTCAAGTGAAGGAGCTGAACAGCCAAAGAAGAGAGGTTCTATTCAGAGGACCTCCGCACCACCAAGCAGGCCACCTCCTCCCCGAGCCACTGCCAGCTCCAGGCCCTCCTCAGGGAACGTTCCAGCCTCCGGAGGGGCTTCACCCACTAGCCCCAGAGCCTCCTTGGGGACTGGGGCTCCAAGTCCTAGGGCCTCCTTAGAGGCCTCTCCTCACCCAGAGCCGCCAGAGAAGCCAAACAGAGTTCCTGAGACCAAAGAAAAGGAAGATGCCCAAATTCCAAACCCAGAGGAACTTTGTGCTTCCCCCACCCTGGTCTCTCAG GATCAAGACCTTGAGCTTCAGGCTTCTGCAGGTCCAGGAGAAAACACCACGGCGCCTGAGCCTCAACAGGAGGTAAGGTACCAG GTGTCCACAAGTCAGACTGCAGAGCCCTGA
- the BIN2 gene encoding bridging integrator 2 isoform X3: protein MAEGKAGGAAGLFAKQVQKKFSRAQEKVLQKLGKTVETKDERFEQCANNFYQQQAEGHKLYKDLKSFLSAVKVMRESSKRVSETLQEIYSSEWDGHEELKAIVGNNDLLWEDYEEKLADQAVRTMENYVAQFGEIKERIAKRGRKLVDYDSARHHLEAVQNAKKKDEAKTTKAEEEFNKAQTVFEELNQELLEELPVLYNSRIGCYVTIFQNISNLRDVFYKEMSKLNHNLYEVMSKLEKQHSNKVFVVKGLSSSSRRSLVISAPVRTSTASSPLTPPTSPSACSLTGETESVSASEEELAADAAQGEDNKDEKVAEEGFEVSSSEEEEPLPACNGPAEAQPSPTAEGGQEEVLPASPAASPDTAQTPSEQPSSSVPEVVLRTRASSEGAEQPKKRGSIQRTSAPPSRPPPPRATASSRPSSGNVPASGGASPTSPRASLGTGAPSPRASLEASPHPEPPEKPNRVPETKEKEDAQIPNPEELCASPTLVSQDQDLELQASAGPGENTTAPEPQQEVSTSQTAEP from the exons GTACTGCAGAAATTGGGGAAAACTGTGGAAACCAAAGATGAACGGTTTGAACAATGTGCCAACAACTTCTACCAACAACAG GCAGAAGGCCACAAGCTCTACAAGGACCTGAAGAGCTTCCTCAGCGCAGTCAAAG TGATGCGAGAAAGTTCAAAGAGAGTGTCCGAAACCCTGCAGGAGATCTACAGCAGCGAGTGGGACGGCCACGAGGAGCTGAAGGCCATCGTGGGG AATAATGACCTTCTTTGGGAAGATTATGAAGAGAAACTGGCTGACCAGGCTGTGAGGACTATGGAAAACTATGTGGCCCAGTTCGGCGAGATTAAG GAGAGAATCGCCAAGCGGGGTCGGAAACTTGTGGACTACGACAGCGCCCGGCACCATCTGGAGGCAGTGCAGAATGCCAAGAAAAAAGATGAGGCCAAGACGACCAAG GCAGAGGAAGAGTTCAACAAAGCCCAGACTGTGTTTGAAGAACTGAACCAGGAACTGCTAGAGGAGCTGCCTGTTCTCTATAACAG TCGCATTGGCTGTTATGTGACCATCTTCCAGAACATTTCCAACTTGCGGGATGTCTTCTACAAGGAGATGAGCAAG CTGAACCACAACCTGTACGAGGTGATGAGCAAACTGGAGAAGCAACATTCCAACAAGGTCTTTGTGGTGAAAGGACTGTCAAG TAGCAGCAGGCGCTCTTTGGTCATCTCGGCGCCAGTTCGAACATCTACAGCCTCCAGCCCTCTCACCCCACCTACCAGCCCCTCTGCATGTTCCTTGACCGGAGAGACGGAGTCTGTCTCAGCAAGTGAAGAGGAGCTGGCAGCTGATGCAGCCCAAGGGGAAGACAACAAAGATGAGAAAGTGGCCGAGGAAGGGTTTGAAGTAAGCTCTTCGGAGGAGGAAGAGCCTCTGCCCGCCTGCAATGGTCCAGCTGAGGCCCAGCCCTCTCCCACCGCTGAGGGTGGCCAGGAGGAggttctccctgcctccccagctgcaTCACCAGACACAGCCCAGACCCCTTCCGAGCAGCCTTCTTCCTCAGTCCCAGAGGTTGTCCTCCGAACCCGCGCCTCAAGTGAAGGAGCTGAACAGCCAAAGAAGAGAGGTTCTATTCAGAGGACCTCCGCACCACCAAGCAGGCCACCTCCTCCCCGAGCCACTGCCAGCTCCAGGCCCTCCTCAGGGAACGTTCCAGCCTCCGGAGGGGCTTCACCCACTAGCCCCAGAGCCTCCTTGGGGACTGGGGCTCCAAGTCCTAGGGCCTCCTTAGAGGCCTCTCCTCACCCAGAGCCGCCAGAGAAGCCAAACAGAGTTCCTGAGACCAAAGAAAAGGAAGATGCCCAAATTCCAAACCCAGAGGAACTTTGTGCTTCCCCCACCCTGGTCTCTCAG GATCAAGACCTTGAGCTTCAGGCTTCTGCAGGTCCAGGAGAAAACACCACGGCGCCTGAGCCTCAACAGGAG GTGTCCACAAGTCAGACTGCAGAGCCCTGA
- the BIN2 gene encoding bridging integrator 2 isoform X4 encodes MRESSKRVSETLQEIYSSEWDGHEELKAIVGNNDLLWEDYEEKLADQAVRTMENYVAQFGEIKERIAKRGRKLVDYDSARHHLEAVQNAKKKDEAKTTKAEEEFNKAQTVFEELNQELLEELPVLYNSRIGCYVTIFQNISNLRDVFYKEMSKLNHNLYEVMSKLEKQHSNKVFVVKGLSSSSRRSLVISAPVRTSTASSPLTPPTSPSACSLTGETESVSASEEELAADAAQGEDNKDEKVAEEGFEVSSSEEEEPLPACNGPAEAQPSPTAEGGQEEVLPASPAASPDTAQTPSEQPSSSVPEVVLRTRASSEGAEQPKKRGSIQRTSAPPSRPPPPRATASSRPSSGNVPASGGASPTSPRASLGTGAPSPRASLEASPHPEPPEKPNRVPETKEKEDAQIPNPEELCASPTLVSQDQDLELQASAGPGENTTAPEPQQEVRYQVSTSQTAEP; translated from the exons ATGCGAGAAAGTTCAAAGAGAGTGTCCGAAACCCTGCAGGAGATCTACAGCAGCGAGTGGGACGGCCACGAGGAGCTGAAGGCCATCGTGGGG AATAATGACCTTCTTTGGGAAGATTATGAAGAGAAACTGGCTGACCAGGCTGTGAGGACTATGGAAAACTATGTGGCCCAGTTCGGCGAGATTAAG GAGAGAATCGCCAAGCGGGGTCGGAAACTTGTGGACTACGACAGCGCCCGGCACCATCTGGAGGCAGTGCAGAATGCCAAGAAAAAAGATGAGGCCAAGACGACCAAG GCAGAGGAAGAGTTCAACAAAGCCCAGACTGTGTTTGAAGAACTGAACCAGGAACTGCTAGAGGAGCTGCCTGTTCTCTATAACAG TCGCATTGGCTGTTATGTGACCATCTTCCAGAACATTTCCAACTTGCGGGATGTCTTCTACAAGGAGATGAGCAAG CTGAACCACAACCTGTACGAGGTGATGAGCAAACTGGAGAAGCAACATTCCAACAAGGTCTTTGTGGTGAAAGGACTGTCAAG TAGCAGCAGGCGCTCTTTGGTCATCTCGGCGCCAGTTCGAACATCTACAGCCTCCAGCCCTCTCACCCCACCTACCAGCCCCTCTGCATGTTCCTTGACCGGAGAGACGGAGTCTGTCTCAGCAAGTGAAGAGGAGCTGGCAGCTGATGCAGCCCAAGGGGAAGACAACAAAGATGAGAAAGTGGCCGAGGAAGGGTTTGAAGTAAGCTCTTCGGAGGAGGAAGAGCCTCTGCCCGCCTGCAATGGTCCAGCTGAGGCCCAGCCCTCTCCCACCGCTGAGGGTGGCCAGGAGGAggttctccctgcctccccagctgcaTCACCAGACACAGCCCAGACCCCTTCCGAGCAGCCTTCTTCCTCAGTCCCAGAGGTTGTCCTCCGAACCCGCGCCTCAAGTGAAGGAGCTGAACAGCCAAAGAAGAGAGGTTCTATTCAGAGGACCTCCGCACCACCAAGCAGGCCACCTCCTCCCCGAGCCACTGCCAGCTCCAGGCCCTCCTCAGGGAACGTTCCAGCCTCCGGAGGGGCTTCACCCACTAGCCCCAGAGCCTCCTTGGGGACTGGGGCTCCAAGTCCTAGGGCCTCCTTAGAGGCCTCTCCTCACCCAGAGCCGCCAGAGAAGCCAAACAGAGTTCCTGAGACCAAAGAAAAGGAAGATGCCCAAATTCCAAACCCAGAGGAACTTTGTGCTTCCCCCACCCTGGTCTCTCAG GATCAAGACCTTGAGCTTCAGGCTTCTGCAGGTCCAGGAGAAAACACCACGGCGCCTGAGCCTCAACAGGAGGTAAGGTACCAG GTGTCCACAAGTCAGACTGCAGAGCCCTGA